The following proteins are co-located in the Silene latifolia isolate original U9 population chromosome 1, ASM4854445v1, whole genome shotgun sequence genome:
- the LOC141647790 gene encoding uncharacterized protein LOC141647790, with protein sequence MNPILSGDAPTSHRISMTFNDNQGISEDDKENYSAIQEAYSWGSICNIRNLFAAMLLSRSLSQPEKVWEKTWHMLSDDILERQRNLLHNKELKLTDDELKHHALIDIERILQINSSSPQNFYGMPIPGAILSTHRENNLLNDHRENNLLNEFGYDKRELTYEHTFLISSMTMEQMSVYDEIMESVAMDRGGVFFIYGHAGTGKTFILKALCAALRSRGDIVLPVASSGIAAAYLSGGKTAHEVFGIPLDISENSTFKNIKHGCHLANHLCKTKLIIWDEAPMIHKFCIEALDRSLRDVMQTSKKPFGGKLVVFAGDFRQLLPLYTKGGSDKIVRSIINSSYLWSECKVLHLTRNMRLDLGSFDIKDQELREFDEWIKKVGEGAIGGVTGEKNYLLIPDDVLIKDTTEHLTSIVKSTYASLEKNLCNPDYFQERVILAPTPTIVDSVNQYIMSLLPGKGKVYRSCDQLQREENKTETRSIKFLNTLNCLGLPRNAIWLKVGAIVMLLKTIDHSVGMCHGTRLMVTDLGNHVIRATIISGSNIGGQVYIPRISMTPSPTSNFPMKFERKQFPLAISFAMTIHKAQGQSLSHVGLYLPIPVFNHGQLYLAISRVNNKNGLKILISDQKGVISNATANVVFKEIFRNL encoded by the exons ATGAATCCAATTTTATCAGGAGATGCTCCTACCTCACATAGAATATCAATGACATTTAATGACAATCAAG GCATATCAGAAGATGACAAAGAAAATTATTCTGCCATCCAAGAAGCATATTCTTGGGGGTCCATATGTAATATCAGAAACCTCTTTGCTGCAATGTTGCTTTCAAGAAGTCTTTCACAGCCAGAAAAAGTGTGGGAAAAAACATGGCATATGTTATCAGACGACATTCTAGAACGACAGCGGAATTTACTTCACAACAAAG AGTTGAAATTGACAGACGATGAACTGAAACAtcatgcattaattgatattgaGCGAATTCTGCAAATTAACAGCAGCAGCCCACAAAATTTCTATGGAATGCCTATTCCAGGTGCTATACTATCAACTCACAGAGAGAACAACTTATTAAACGATCACAGAGAGAACAACTTATTAAACGAGTTTGGTTATGACAAAAGAGAATTAACTTATGAGCACACATTTCTTATCTCATCTATGACTATGGAGCAAATGTCAGTGTATGATGAAATAATGGAATCAGTAGCTATGGATCGTGGAGGAGTTTTCTTTATTTATGGTCATGCAGGTACAGGCAAGACATTTATTTTGAAGGCACTTTGCGCCGCCTTAAGAAGCAGAGGAGATATTGTTCTCCCTGTCGCTTCGAGTGGAATCGCAGCAGCTTACCTTTCTGGAGGAAAGACAGCACATGAGGTATTTGGAATACCATTAGACATATCCGAAAACTCCACTTTCAAAAACATCAAACATGGTTGTCACTTGGCCAATCACCTTTGTAAAACAAAGCTCATCATATGGGATGAGGCtcctatgatacacaagttttgtATAGAGGCTCTTGATAGGAGTTTGAGAGATGTAATGCAAACCTCAAAAAAGCCATTTGGAGGTAAATTAGTTGTTTTCGCCGGTGACTTCAGACAGTTGTTACCCTTATATACAAAAGGGGGCAGCGACAAAATTGTACGATCTATTATTAATTCCTCTTATCTATGGAGTGAATGCAAG GTGTTGCACTTAACGAGAAATATGCGCCTTGATTTGGGGAGTTTTGATATCAAAGACCAGGAGTTACGAGAATTTGATGAATGGATAAAGAAGGTTGGAGAAGGTGCAATAGGAGGAGTGACTGGCGAAAAAAACTATTTACTTATTCCAGATGATGTCCTCATAAAGGATACAACCGAACATTTGACATCAATCGTCAAAAGCACGTATGCGTCTTTGGAAAAAAACTTATGTAACCCGGATTATTTTCAAGAGAGGGTTATCCTTGCTCCAACTCCAACCATAGTTGATTCAGTCAACCAGTATATAATGTCTTTACTACCGGGCAAGGGAAAAGTTTACCGAAGCTGTGACCAACTACAGAGGGAAGAGAACAAAACAGAAACTAGAAGTATAAAATTCCTAAACACATTGAACTGTTTAGGCCTTCCACGTAATGCTATATGGTTGAAAGTGGGGGCTATTGTAATGCTCCTAAAAACTATTGACCATTCAGTCGGTATGTGTCATGGCACAAGGCTCATGGTAACGGATTTAGGAAATCATGTTATTAGAGCTACCATCATCTCAGGTAGCAACATAGGAGGCCAAGTTTATATCCCTCGGATATCAATGACCCCTTCGCCAACCTCTAATTTCCCAATGAAATTTGAGAGGAAACAATTTCCTTTAGCAATTTCTTTCGCAATGACCATTCATAAGGCTCAAGGGCAATCTCTAAGTCATGTTGGGTTGTATCTTCCAATACCCGTTTTCAACCATGGTCAACTGTACCTAGCCATATCGAGGGTAAACAACAAGAATGGGCTGAAAATTCTTATTTCTGACCAAAAGGGTGTAATTTCTAATGCTACAGCTAATGTAGTATTTAAGGAGATTTTTCGAAATTTGTAG